A region from the Bdellovibrio bacteriovorus genome encodes:
- a CDS encoding ABC transporter ATP-binding protein, whose protein sequence is MKQESAVSLRDVKKSFDGGKEFVLKGINLEIPKGSLTAIIGFSGTGKSVMLKHLLGLFKPTSGTIEVLGTDIGTLPPDELTKFRCKFGVLFQSAALFDDMTVIENVCFPLFEHRRDLKESQVLRIAEEKLQQVGLESKHYHKLPSQISGGMQKRTGLARALALDPEILIYDEPTTGLDPILTEMVDNLILSTHKLRAGATTSIMVSHDLSAAFRIADYIAMLDSGRVLLFGTPEDFFNTDIELVKRFVNKGMKHQ, encoded by the coding sequence ATGAAACAAGAATCAGCAGTGTCCTTAAGGGACGTGAAAAAATCCTTCGATGGTGGAAAAGAGTTTGTCCTTAAAGGTATCAACTTAGAAATTCCGAAAGGCAGTTTGACTGCGATCATTGGTTTTTCTGGAACCGGAAAAAGTGTGATGTTGAAACATCTTTTGGGATTGTTCAAACCCACTTCGGGAACGATTGAAGTTTTGGGAACTGATATCGGAACCCTGCCTCCGGATGAATTGACAAAGTTTCGCTGTAAATTTGGCGTCCTTTTTCAGTCGGCCGCACTTTTTGACGACATGACTGTCATAGAAAATGTGTGTTTTCCCTTGTTCGAGCATCGCCGTGACTTGAAAGAATCCCAAGTCCTTCGTATTGCCGAAGAAAAATTGCAGCAAGTCGGTTTGGAGTCCAAACATTATCACAAACTTCCAAGTCAAATCAGTGGTGGGATGCAGAAAAGAACGGGTCTAGCCCGGGCTCTCGCCCTAGATCCAGAAATCTTGATCTATGATGAGCCTACCACGGGTTTAGATCCCATTCTGACTGAAATGGTGGATAATTTGATTCTGAGTACTCATAAATTAAGAGCTGGTGCGACGACGTCTATCATGGTGTCCCACGATTTGTCCGCCGCATTCAGGATTGCCGACTATATTGCGATGTTAGATAGTGGCCGAGTTCTATTATTTGGTACTCCAGAGGATTTCTTCAACACGGACATCGAGCTTGTGAAGAGGTTCGTGAATAAAGGGATGAAACATCAATGA
- a CDS encoding MlaE family ABC transporter permease, with protein sequence MTLADRFYTIISGIGAFVLNKVRDGIAETGQIMMFFTESVRLIFAKPSRFPEVIRHMEFIGNQSVGIICLTGVFTGLALSFQLYLGFKLFNAVNMVGPTVALGITRELGPVLTGLIVAARAGGAMAARLGTMRVNEQIDALDVMGVNTKQYLISPRIVAAVICMPLLVAVFDFVAMLGSYFLCVKLVSLDEAVFWQKIADFIEVKHINEGLFKGMIFGVYFAVVCTYRGFNTTGGAKGVGDATNQGVVQSMVGIIILDYFATNLIRFYYNIMGIS encoded by the coding sequence GTGACCTTAGCGGACAGATTCTATACGATCATCTCGGGCATTGGCGCCTTTGTCTTAAACAAAGTGCGTGATGGTATCGCCGAGACAGGTCAGATCATGATGTTTTTCACGGAAAGTGTGCGTCTGATCTTTGCGAAACCTTCGCGCTTCCCTGAAGTTATTCGTCATATGGAGTTCATCGGAAATCAATCCGTTGGCATCATCTGTTTAACAGGTGTGTTCACGGGCTTGGCTCTTTCTTTCCAACTCTATTTAGGTTTTAAGTTGTTCAATGCCGTGAACATGGTGGGACCTACGGTTGCCCTAGGGATCACGCGGGAATTAGGCCCGGTTTTAACCGGATTGATCGTTGCTGCCAGAGCCGGCGGTGCCATGGCGGCCCGTTTGGGAACTATGCGCGTGAACGAACAGATCGACGCCTTGGATGTGATGGGCGTGAACACGAAACAGTATTTGATTTCTCCGCGAATCGTGGCTGCGGTGATCTGCATGCCTTTGCTAGTGGCGGTTTTTGACTTCGTTGCGATGTTGGGAAGTTATTTCCTTTGTGTGAAATTGGTTTCTTTGGACGAAGCCGTGTTCTGGCAAAAGATCGCGGATTTCATCGAGGTGAAACACATTAACGAAGGTCTTTTTAAAGGCATGATCTTTGGCGTTTACTTCGCAGTAGTTTGTACTTATCGCGGGTTTAACACCACGGGCGGCGCTAAAGGTGTGGGTGATGCCACGAACCAAGGCGTGGTGCAAAGCATGGTCGGAATTATCATTCTAGATTATTTCGCGACAAACTTGATTCGCTTTTACTACAACATCATGGGGATTTCTTAA
- the alr gene encoding alanine racemase, translating into MEMYRHTFAEINLDHLAHNIRLLQSSFPQAPFLCPMVKANAYGHGDVQLARFLESLGIKHLGVCLIEEGLLLRNFGVKAEILVFRGFDREGAEKILQYQMTPVVSTWEHIEHLEAVADQPVNIHLKFDTGMNRLGFRPEEGQKLFDRLWQNKKIRLKALVTHLYNGDDALDPQGQSAEQLRKLDQVSQLFKPFNIFCHALNSSGILNLLALKQQGGSKDHPLLLQNWGLRPGLMIYGYNPLEDKSVCQLKPVMTFKSQVATYRQVKAGETVSYGATWKAKRDSVIAVVPVGYADGFHRILSNKATLLFAGKRVPIAGTICMDYLMLDVTDVVGNEDLKKFKDQEVILFGYGSGGSFLSADEIGTLAQSITWEMLTSVGERVPRVYTGVDARFIRDEVGGE; encoded by the coding sequence ATGGAAATGTATCGACACACCTTTGCGGAAATCAACTTGGATCACTTGGCGCACAACATTCGCCTGTTGCAGTCGTCATTTCCGCAAGCGCCTTTTTTGTGTCCGATGGTGAAAGCCAATGCTTATGGGCATGGCGACGTGCAATTGGCGCGCTTCTTAGAATCTTTAGGTATTAAACACTTAGGTGTCTGCCTGATTGAAGAAGGTCTTTTGTTAAGAAATTTCGGAGTGAAAGCCGAGATCTTGGTCTTCCGTGGTTTCGACAGAGAAGGTGCGGAAAAAATTCTTCAATATCAAATGACCCCGGTGGTAAGCACTTGGGAACATATCGAGCATCTCGAAGCGGTGGCCGATCAGCCCGTAAACATTCATCTGAAGTTTGATACCGGCATGAACCGTTTGGGTTTCCGTCCCGAGGAAGGGCAGAAACTTTTTGATCGTCTGTGGCAGAACAAAAAAATCCGCCTGAAAGCTTTGGTCACTCATTTGTACAATGGCGACGACGCTTTAGATCCTCAAGGGCAAAGTGCCGAACAGCTGCGTAAACTGGATCAAGTCAGTCAGCTCTTTAAGCCGTTCAATATTTTCTGCCACGCTTTAAATAGCTCGGGGATTTTAAATCTGCTGGCTTTAAAACAGCAGGGGGGAAGTAAGGATCATCCGCTTCTTTTACAAAACTGGGGTTTACGCCCAGGCCTGATGATCTATGGTTACAATCCCTTAGAAGATAAATCTGTCTGCCAATTAAAACCTGTCATGACTTTTAAATCCCAAGTGGCCACTTATCGTCAGGTCAAAGCCGGCGAGACTGTTTCTTATGGCGCCACTTGGAAAGCCAAGCGTGACTCTGTAATTGCTGTGGTCCCTGTGGGATACGCGGATGGTTTTCACCGCATTCTTTCCAACAAAGCGACGTTGCTGTTTGCGGGAAAAAGAGTTCCTATCGCCGGTACGATCTGCATGGACTATCTGATGCTGGATGTGACAGATGTGGTAGGAAACGAAGATTTGAAGAAATTTAAAGATCAAGAAGTGATCTTATTTGGATACGGCAGTGGAGGAAGTTTTCTTTCCGCCGACGAAATCGGAACACTGGCTCAAAGTATCACTTGGGAAATGTTAACCAGTGTCGGTGAGCGTGTGCCTCGGGTTTATACCGGGGTTGATGCCCGTTTTATCCGTGACGAAGTTGGGGGAGAGTAA
- a CDS encoding GGDEF domain-containing protein translates to MNIRDYSSQFTVFVFTTDVDAGASAKVYLSQAGYDAYYFQDPETLEQRLKENPPHILVFSTAALAGSLSDFVKIVQDINEEIKFIAVSSVSQFDILAQYNSFGFVDVISDESAALESRIVWSVDRACEKLYLTYQNEQIFDELQATKSKVEEVHAAAVSSLKQAETEKSTPHVSMRITDYRSAQSKEDLIQKYLNHLPNALCIFFKFLPSVRSFVATHAQGIPASDIQGVGVQLETGDTKDLTTQMAMGLLPARFNDMLVEAFHFNPPKALPLYAHHALEGVFVYSGNITPAEASQLAEEFSLLSLCYSTFTLEKKVDALEVQDFVTELYNRNFYQKALGDEVSRARRLKQPISVVKIAMDDFYEIESSLGEAVRDELLKSVATIITKTSRTNDLTCRTSANEIAMILPHCSKKGAALRSERLRRIIEGTSFMDNGMKVSISLGVSEYPSLCDSAKTLDETSTKALLHITDKGGNKICLYKAPETHRPEFEVAPD, encoded by the coding sequence TTGAATATTCGCGATTATAGTTCTCAGTTTACGGTTTTTGTTTTCACCACCGATGTGGATGCGGGGGCTTCGGCGAAAGTGTATCTTTCGCAGGCGGGCTATGACGCTTACTACTTCCAAGACCCGGAAACTTTAGAACAGCGTCTGAAAGAAAATCCACCGCACATCCTGGTGTTTTCAACAGCAGCCCTTGCGGGGTCTTTAAGTGACTTCGTAAAAATCGTTCAGGACATCAATGAGGAAATCAAATTCATTGCGGTCTCAAGCGTTTCGCAATTCGATATTTTAGCTCAGTACAATAGCTTTGGTTTTGTCGACGTGATTTCAGATGAATCTGCAGCTTTAGAGTCACGTATTGTTTGGTCTGTGGATCGCGCTTGCGAAAAACTTTACCTGACTTATCAAAACGAACAGATCTTTGATGAGTTGCAAGCGACGAAATCCAAAGTGGAAGAAGTTCACGCCGCTGCCGTCAGCAGTTTGAAGCAGGCCGAAACAGAAAAGTCGACGCCCCATGTTTCAATGCGCATTACGGATTATCGATCCGCGCAAAGCAAGGAAGATTTGATTCAGAAATATCTGAATCATCTTCCCAATGCTCTGTGCATTTTCTTTAAGTTTCTGCCATCTGTTCGATCTTTCGTGGCGACCCACGCGCAAGGAATTCCTGCTTCCGACATTCAAGGTGTCGGCGTGCAATTAGAGACGGGCGACACCAAAGATCTAACGACCCAAATGGCGATGGGGCTATTGCCAGCGCGCTTTAACGATATGTTGGTTGAAGCATTTCACTTCAATCCACCCAAGGCGTTGCCGCTTTATGCCCATCACGCTTTAGAAGGTGTGTTTGTTTATTCCGGCAATATCACTCCCGCGGAAGCCAGCCAGCTCGCAGAAGAGTTCAGTCTTTTGTCTCTTTGCTATTCGACTTTCACGTTAGAAAAGAAAGTCGATGCCTTAGAGGTCCAAGATTTCGTGACGGAATTGTACAACCGCAACTTCTACCAAAAAGCTTTGGGGGATGAAGTGTCGCGGGCGCGTCGATTGAAGCAGCCCATTTCGGTTGTGAAGATCGCCATGGATGATTTTTATGAGATTGAATCATCTTTAGGTGAAGCAGTGAGAGATGAGTTGCTAAAATCCGTTGCAACCATCATCACTAAGACCAGCCGAACCAATGATTTGACGTGCAGAACTTCGGCTAACGAAATTGCGATGATATTGCCTCACTGCTCAAAAAAAGGAGCAGCATTGCGTTCAGAAAGACTGCGCCGAATTATCGAAGGCACGTCATTCATGGATAACGGTATGAAAGTATCAATCAGTTTGGGCGTGAGTGAGTATCCATCATTGTGTGATTCCGCGAAAACTTTGGACGAGACATCGACCAAAGCTCTTTTGCACATTACCGATAAGGGCGGAAATAAAATTTGTTTGTATAAAGCTCCCGAAACTCATCGTCCCGAGTTTGAAGTGGCGCCTGATTAG
- a CDS encoding sensor histidine kinase, producing the protein MKVKLIAVLVAVAAIFIGAVLWRTDSFVYGDRMSWVEAQTRTQVGAINHSMATELKTLQRVVATLNSENFQKGKLNWNAMAPYYAAASFSVNGGNLEPQVIVAKENSKAANWTTEFVKSAVGNIANRTSDLRFYVKPFQDSQRGRYVALVFLEGSKAYALFGSGEIFQSVIDAQRGALSSFSIVTSTGLTVGHSVPEYLGTVMRDDPVFKEAQKSGSSHGSNTFQLKSGDLYGMYEMIPQSNLLVLSSAPLKETMKGRTGLWWQFLLMGAGLMTVAAAALLWLTTTTEKQITQLEDELQAAKSRPLAPPVPEKVIAQDPEVVQKEKVQASMKVASALAHEMRGPLASILGYSQMILAKSPETDIVQSTESILRETRAARGVLDKLLGYAGEEVQEKNSMKVEGPLVKALKEMEPLFAQKGVKLTKNIQDNSALDLHVDAIMRAISNVLHNSVEAMERMPKKEIKVDLFEDADGVHLNIEDTGEGIEAANVDKIFDPFFTTRSFHNHMGLGLSVAFGILKEHNADVRVESQRGQGTKVNILFKKVQSVSVLKAPADVLVAKEEPLVISPELPKLSEESAHQEEAKAHYEEVKASSAPASPLDVNIDNLLELPEATEVAPPPAQAEEVKAESSHESLKPKISTPIVSTSSVKASQPAAPALGNDEFSFIDGFLGEEPKAPQAKTEEAPATVSASAAEPVLAEVVTADEVATTIDAAPVAEPVMAPTPEELATMSDELTPVNFVMPPQMTAKAKTTKLDTYHVEIRRPGKRL; encoded by the coding sequence ATGAAAGTAAAACTCATCGCCGTCCTCGTTGCTGTTGCCGCGATTTTTATCGGAGCTGTTTTGTGGCGCACGGACAGTTTCGTTTACGGTGACAGAATGAGCTGGGTGGAAGCCCAAACGCGCACCCAAGTCGGTGCGATCAATCATTCCATGGCGACAGAGTTAAAAACTCTGCAAAGAGTTGTCGCAACTTTGAACTCAGAAAATTTTCAAAAAGGAAAGCTCAACTGGAATGCGATGGCGCCTTACTATGCGGCGGCATCGTTTTCGGTCAACGGCGGGAACCTTGAGCCGCAAGTTATCGTCGCGAAAGAAAATTCGAAAGCCGCGAATTGGACCACTGAGTTTGTAAAATCCGCCGTTGGTAATATCGCAAACAGAACTTCAGATTTGCGTTTTTATGTGAAGCCTTTTCAGGATTCTCAACGTGGACGTTATGTCGCTTTGGTATTTCTAGAAGGCAGCAAGGCTTACGCTCTTTTCGGATCTGGTGAAATTTTTCAATCGGTGATTGATGCCCAAAGAGGTGCTTTGAGTTCATTTTCAATTGTGACTTCAACCGGTCTTACTGTCGGTCATTCCGTGCCGGAGTATCTTGGAACAGTGATGCGCGATGATCCTGTTTTTAAAGAAGCACAGAAGAGCGGTTCTTCTCATGGCAGCAATACGTTTCAATTAAAATCGGGCGACCTTTACGGAATGTACGAGATGATTCCGCAAAGTAACTTGTTGGTTCTAAGCTCAGCACCTTTGAAGGAAACCATGAAGGGTCGCACGGGCTTGTGGTGGCAGTTCTTGCTTATGGGGGCAGGCCTTATGACGGTGGCCGCCGCCGCATTGCTGTGGTTAACGACGACAACGGAAAAACAAATCACTCAGCTTGAAGACGAATTGCAAGCAGCAAAGTCTCGTCCGCTAGCTCCACCGGTTCCTGAAAAAGTCATCGCGCAAGATCCTGAAGTCGTGCAAAAAGAAAAAGTTCAAGCTTCGATGAAAGTCGCTTCGGCTTTGGCGCATGAAATGCGCGGGCCTTTGGCTTCGATCTTGGGTTATTCGCAAATGATTCTGGCGAAGTCTCCAGAAACCGACATCGTGCAAAGCACAGAATCTATTTTGCGTGAAACACGCGCGGCTCGTGGAGTGCTAGATAAACTTCTGGGTTACGCAGGCGAAGAAGTGCAAGAGAAAAACTCCATGAAGGTCGAAGGGCCTTTAGTGAAAGCACTGAAAGAGATGGAGCCCCTCTTCGCGCAAAAAGGTGTCAAGCTGACAAAGAATATCCAAGACAACTCAGCTTTGGATCTTCACGTGGATGCGATCATGCGCGCGATCTCAAATGTTCTGCATAACTCTGTGGAAGCCATGGAGCGTATGCCGAAAAAAGAAATCAAAGTCGATCTTTTCGAAGATGCCGACGGTGTGCACTTGAATATCGAGGACACGGGCGAGGGCATTGAAGCCGCGAACGTCGACAAGATTTTTGATCCTTTCTTTACCACACGTTCTTTCCACAATCATATGGGCTTGGGCCTTTCGGTGGCGTTTGGGATTTTGAAAGAACACAACGCTGATGTGCGTGTGGAATCTCAACGTGGTCAAGGAACGAAAGTGAATATTCTGTTTAAAAAAGTTCAATCGGTGTCGGTCCTTAAAGCTCCGGCCGATGTTCTTGTTGCAAAGGAAGAGCCTCTAGTGATTTCCCCAGAGTTGCCGAAGTTGTCTGAAGAATCTGCTCATCAAGAAGAAGCCAAAGCTCACTATGAAGAGGTGAAAGCTTCTTCGGCGCCAGCATCGCCGCTGGATGTGAACATTGATAATCTTTTGGAGCTTCCTGAGGCGACAGAAGTCGCTCCTCCGCCGGCGCAAGCGGAAGAAGTGAAGGCAGAATCCTCACATGAGTCTTTGAAACCAAAAATCTCAACTCCCATTGTGTCGACGTCTTCGGTGAAAGCGTCACAGCCTGCAGCACCGGCTTTGGGTAATGATGAATTTAGTTTTATTGACGGCTTCTTAGGTGAAGAGCCAAAAGCCCCGCAAGCAAAGACCGAGGAAGCTCCGGCGACTGTGTCAGCTTCCGCAGCAGAGCCCGTCTTGGCAGAGGTTGTAACGGCTGATGAGGTGGCGACAACGATTGATGCGGCTCCAGTGGCTGAACCTGTTATGGCGCCAACGCCGGAAGAACTTGCAACGATGAGTGACGAATTAACTCCGGTGAATTTTGTCATGCCACCTCAAATGACGGCGAAGGCTAAGACGACAAAATTAGACACGTATCACGTTGAAATTCGTCGACCTGGAAAGAGGCTTTAG
- the nadB gene encoding L-aspartate oxidase, translating to MSTHRSDVLIIGSGSAGLALALKLSSLGKVIVLAKESAGGTNSAMAQGGISAVMSEEDSFESHIQDTLVAGAGLCKETVVRNYVEQAPERIQDLQNWGVHFDVKKRGSEETNEIDLTREGGHSFRRILHFEDQTGLEIHRTLLARVRENPNITLLERFYAIDLIVNKEVDPNDMNPVHCIGAYALNKNDGEVHTFLAKNTALATGGAGKVYLYTSNWSGATGDGIAMAYRVGARIANLEFMQFHPTCLFHRESRNFLISEALRGEGGELIDASGNAFMQKYHKLGSLAPRDVVARSIDKEMKKTGAECVYLDMTKLDREFLKNRFPTIFNKCLEFGIDMSESPIPVVPAAHYLCGGVLTDLNGRTDVPGLWAVGETACTGLHGANRLASNSLLECLTMAHNCSEQIKQQWDTDTFFPLDPKPWTHPEESNDDEMIVINHMWDEIRRLMWNYMGIVRSNKRLERAQHRLQNILSETKEYYSHMKIHSDILELRNIAIVANLSVECALRRQESRGIHFNIDYPESSPEPHDTIVVRGLI from the coding sequence ATGAGTACTCATCGCTCGGATGTTTTGATTATTGGTTCTGGCTCTGCAGGATTGGCGCTGGCTTTAAAACTTTCTTCATTGGGAAAAGTGATCGTGCTTGCCAAAGAATCTGCGGGCGGAACGAACTCTGCCATGGCTCAGGGAGGCATCTCTGCCGTCATGTCGGAAGAGGACAGCTTTGAGTCTCACATCCAAGACACCCTCGTTGCGGGTGCCGGCCTCTGCAAGGAAACTGTAGTTCGTAACTATGTAGAGCAAGCCCCTGAACGCATTCAGGATTTGCAAAACTGGGGCGTGCATTTCGACGTTAAAAAAAGAGGCTCTGAAGAGACCAATGAAATCGATTTGACGCGCGAGGGCGGGCACAGCTTTCGCCGCATTCTTCACTTCGAAGACCAAACGGGATTAGAAATTCACCGCACTCTTTTAGCTCGTGTTCGTGAAAATCCCAATATCACTTTGCTTGAACGCTTTTACGCCATCGACCTGATTGTGAACAAAGAGGTCGATCCCAATGACATGAATCCGGTTCACTGTATCGGTGCCTACGCTTTGAACAAAAATGATGGCGAGGTGCATACATTTTTAGCGAAGAACACGGCTCTTGCGACCGGTGGCGCAGGAAAAGTTTATCTCTACACTTCCAATTGGAGTGGCGCGACGGGCGACGGCATCGCTATGGCTTACCGTGTGGGCGCGCGAATTGCGAATTTAGAATTCATGCAATTTCACCCCACCTGTCTTTTCCATCGCGAATCGCGCAACTTCTTAATCTCTGAAGCTCTTCGCGGTGAAGGTGGCGAATTGATCGATGCTTCTGGCAACGCATTCATGCAGAAATATCATAAGCTGGGCTCGCTGGCTCCGCGCGACGTTGTGGCTCGTTCTATCGATAAAGAGATGAAAAAAACCGGCGCAGAATGTGTTTACTTGGACATGACAAAATTGGATCGCGAATTCTTAAAAAATCGTTTTCCAACGATCTTCAACAAATGTCTTGAGTTCGGTATCGACATGAGTGAGTCGCCGATTCCTGTTGTCCCCGCTGCGCACTACCTGTGTGGCGGTGTGCTTACGGATCTCAACGGTCGCACGGATGTTCCCGGTCTCTGGGCTGTCGGTGAAACGGCTTGCACAGGCTTGCATGGCGCAAATCGTTTGGCCTCAAATTCTTTACTGGAATGTTTAACGATGGCCCACAACTGTTCTGAACAAATTAAGCAGCAGTGGGATACAGACACATTTTTCCCTCTGGATCCCAAGCCTTGGACTCATCCGGAAGAATCAAATGATGATGAGATGATCGTCATCAACCACATGTGGGACGAGATTCGCCGCTTGATGTGGAACTACATGGGAATTGTCCGCTCTAACAAACGTCTGGAACGCGCCCAACATCGCCTCCAGAATATTTTGTCAGAGACGAAAGAGTACTATTCACACATGAAGATTCATTCTGACATCTTAGAGCTCCGCAATATCGCTATCGTCGCCAACTTATCGGTCGAATGCGCCCTTCGCCGTCAAGAATCCCGAGGCATACATTTCAATATCGACTACCCTGAATCCAGTCCGGAACCGCACGACACAATCGTGGTCCGGGGCCTGATTTGA
- a CDS encoding alpha/beta hydrolase: MYKRSEGFFKGYQDINLFFQIWDNPNARGTVIINHGQGEHSESYHRLIKAFENDQWSFYGWDLRGHGRSEGRRGYVAQFDDYCKDYKIFLDMVLKNEKVKQGPVILFCHSMGALIELKTLLRNPDIRCDGIVVSSPLLGVSVPVPVYKSKGAVILNSLLPTITMGNELTNDMLTRDPDVIREFEQDALRHNRISPGAFLGFLESFEYVLPRANEIKKPALFVIAENDPVVSSFEAKKFYDKLGSQKKEIYIYPEAKHEVVNDIMRTTVFADIKKFLDGFLESK; this comes from the coding sequence ATGTACAAAAGATCTGAAGGCTTTTTTAAAGGTTATCAGGACATCAACCTGTTCTTTCAAATTTGGGACAACCCGAATGCTCGCGGCACCGTCATCATCAATCACGGTCAAGGCGAACACTCCGAATCTTACCACCGTCTGATCAAAGCATTTGAAAATGATCAATGGAGTTTTTACGGATGGGACTTGCGCGGACATGGACGCTCTGAAGGGCGTCGTGGTTACGTCGCGCAGTTTGATGATTACTGCAAAGACTACAAAATCTTTTTGGACATGGTTCTTAAGAACGAAAAAGTGAAGCAAGGCCCCGTAATTCTTTTCTGTCATTCGATGGGTGCTTTGATCGAGCTTAAAACTCTTTTGCGCAATCCCGACATTCGCTGCGACGGCATTGTTGTCAGCTCTCCCCTTTTAGGAGTTTCTGTTCCAGTGCCTGTTTATAAATCCAAAGGCGCGGTGATCTTAAATTCGTTACTACCGACAATCACAATGGGGAACGAATTAACGAATGATATGCTAACGCGCGATCCAGATGTGATTCGCGAGTTTGAGCAAGATGCTCTTCGCCACAACCGCATTTCACCGGGAGCGTTCTTAGGTTTCTTAGAATCCTTTGAATACGTTCTTCCACGCGCGAACGAAATCAAAAAGCCCGCTTTGTTCGTCATTGCTGAAAACGACCCCGTGGTCAGTAGTTTCGAAGCTAAAAAGTTCTATGACAAATTGGGCAGTCAGAAAAAAGAAATTTACATTTACCCTGAAGCAAAACACGAAGTCGTGAACGACATTATGCGCACAACGGTTTTTGCCGATATCAAAAAATTCTTAGACGGTTTCTTGGAGTCTAAATAA
- a CDS encoding SDR family NAD(P)-dependent oxidoreductase, whose product MEIANRHILITGASRGIGKAFAKMCAEDKANLHLVMRQSDDNLVKELQTVGAKSVSVWESDLSTRQGVDALLNNLKETPIDILFNNAGMLTGGLIEEQPLDDIYKMFQVNVNALVHLTHGLLPGMLERKRGKIINNSSVSAYMHFPCASTYAASKAAVMAFTDCIRMELKDTGVTTLLLVTPGIKTRMFDEIETLYSKNFVIPTESISPAKYAQMIREAILHDIEVLEPSGLTGVGLKIAKFAKPLFDIEVGRRFKRN is encoded by the coding sequence ATGGAAATCGCGAACCGTCATATTCTTATCACAGGTGCCAGTCGTGGAATCGGAAAAGCCTTCGCTAAAATGTGTGCCGAAGACAAAGCGAATCTTCATCTTGTGATGAGGCAGTCGGACGACAATCTGGTAAAAGAATTGCAAACCGTGGGCGCAAAATCAGTGAGCGTGTGGGAATCAGATCTTTCAACCCGTCAAGGTGTCGATGCGCTGTTGAATAATCTGAAAGAGACGCCGATTGATATTCTCTTCAACAACGCCGGAATGCTAACGGGCGGTCTGATTGAAGAGCAGCCTTTAGATGATATTTACAAAATGTTTCAAGTGAACGTGAATGCGCTGGTTCATCTGACTCACGGGCTGTTGCCAGGAATGTTAGAACGTAAGCGCGGAAAAATCATTAATAACTCTAGCGTCTCTGCGTATATGCATTTTCCTTGTGCTTCGACTTACGCGGCCTCAAAAGCCGCCGTCATGGCATTTACAGACTGCATTCGTATGGAGCTTAAAGATACGGGTGTTACGACATTATTGTTGGTCACTCCCGGGATCAAGACTCGCATGTTTGATGAGATCGAGACTTTGTATTCTAAGAATTTCGTGATTCCGACGGAATCAATCTCTCCAGCAAAATATGCACAGATGATTCGTGAAGCTATTCTTCATGATATTGAAGTTTTAGAGCCGAGTGGATTGACGGGAGTGGGATTGAAGATTGCGAAATTCGCAAAACCGCTTTTTGATATTGAAGTCGGACGACGCTTTAAGCGCAATTAA